A single genomic interval of Phycisphaeraceae bacterium harbors:
- a CDS encoding helix-turn-helix domain-containing protein translates to MSLRAEISTQPAFVLLTAGDVACQLSCSPRHVRRMSERGAMPAPVKVGRLVRWDRDAIERWVASGCPALARHCD, encoded by the coding sequence ATGTCACTGCGCGCAGAGATCTCGACGCAGCCCGCGTTTGTACTGCTCACCGCTGGAGATGTCGCTTGCCAGCTCTCGTGCTCGCCGCGCCATGTGCGGCGCATGAGTGAGCGCGGGGCGATGCCGGCGCCAGTCAAGGTTGGCCGCCTCGTGCGATGGGATCGCGATGCGATCGAGCGCTGGGTCGCATCGGGTTGCCCGGCACTCGCACGGCACTGCGATTGA